From Strigops habroptila isolate Jane chromosome 1, bStrHab1.2.pri, whole genome shotgun sequence, a single genomic window includes:
- the BLOC1S5 gene encoding biogenesis of lysosome-related organelles complex 1 subunit 5, with product MSGGTPVSPSRTRDRKREALAAGSPIQPIIKDVGEIYSRLLDHRPVIQGEIRYFVKEFEEKRGLRELRVLENLKNTIFETNEHVLPKCEQAMRDNLNEVFKKLQAANDMIHKLQEKEHEERKLQADKLMAREEKHIAHWEEFMKEQQNKQAEVDEEHRKAMERLKEQYSEMEKELAKYAPF from the exons ATGAGCGGCGGTACCCCCGTGTCCCCCAGCCGGACCCGCGACAGGAAGCGGGAGGCGCTGGCGGCCGGGTCCCCGATCCAGCCCATCATCAAAG ATGTTGGGGAAATCTATTCAAGACTACTGGATCACAGACCAGTAATTCAGGGAGAAATACGTTACTTTGTTAAAGAATTTGAA GAAAAACGTGGCCTCCGAGAACTACGAGTACTTGAAAATCTGAAGAACACAATCTTTGAAACGAATGAACACGTTCTTCCTAAGTGTGAGCAGGCAATGCGTGACAATTTGAATGAAGTATTCAAGAAAT TGCAAGCTGCCAATGATATGATCCATAAACTCCAAGAGAAGGAGCATGAAGAGAGGAAG ctTCAGGCGGACAAGCTGATGGCTCGTGAAGAGAAGCACATAGCCCACTGGGAGGAATTCatgaaagaacaacaaaacaaacaagcagaggTGGATGAAGAGCACAGAAAAGCTATGGAGCGCCTCAAAGAGCAGTATTCTGAAATGGAGAAGGAACTGGCCAAATACGCTCCTTTttaa